A genomic segment from Streptomyces sp. NBC_01233 encodes:
- a CDS encoding pseudouridine synthase, protein MRSSGNGNGGGNRNSGGGGGGGRGGNSRGGSSSGGGNYRGGGSSGGGGSRGGSSGGGSSRGGSSGGGRSGGSRGGSSGGYQGGGSTGGGGGYRGGSSGGYQGGGSTGGGGGYRGGSSGGYQGGGSGGGYQGGGSDARDRDQAPPPRIRNPRPEERRYDVGPEGERSGRSGPKAGGGGARGAAARGGAKGGPKTSKTPGIGGAGGPRSGPGSRSGQSRPRELDARIEERVRDRYADKPVIKTPKTFPGAEEEGERLQKVLARAGMGSRRACEELIEQARVEVNGEIVLEQGKRVQPKDEIKVDGLTVATQSYLFFALNKPAGVVSTMEDPDGRQCLGDYVTNRETRLFHVGRLDTETEGIILLTNHGELAHRLTHPKYGVKKTYVAAITGPLPREIGKRLKDGIELEDGYARADHFRVVDQVGKNYLVEVTLHEGRKHIVRRMMAEAGFPVEKLVRTSFGPIELGDQKSGWLRRLTNTEVGMLMREVGL, encoded by the coding sequence ATGCGAAGCAGCGGCAACGGCAACGGTGGCGGCAACAGGAACAGCGGCGGCGGCGGTGGTGGCGGACGCGGCGGTAACTCCCGCGGCGGCTCCTCCTCCGGCGGCGGCAACTACCGCGGCGGCGGCTCCTCCGGCGGTGGCGGCTCCCGCGGCGGCTCCTCCGGCGGTGGCAGCTCCCGCGGCGGCTCCTCCGGCGGTGGCCGCAGCGGCGGCTCCCGCGGCGGCAGCTCCGGCGGCTACCAGGGCGGCGGCTCCACCGGAGGCGGCGGCGGTTACCGCGGCGGCAGCTCCGGCGGCTACCAGGGCGGCGGCTCCACCGGAGGCGGCGGCGGTTACCGCGGCGGCAGCTCCGGCGGCTACCAGGGCGGCGGCTCCGGCGGCGGCTACCAGGGCGGCGGCTCGGACGCGCGCGACCGCGACCAGGCTCCGCCGCCGCGGATCCGCAACCCGCGCCCCGAGGAGCGCCGCTACGACGTGGGCCCCGAGGGTGAGCGCAGCGGTCGCAGCGGCCCCAAGGCCGGCGGCGGCGGTGCCCGTGGCGCGGCCGCGCGCGGTGGCGCCAAGGGTGGCCCCAAGACCTCCAAGACCCCCGGCATCGGCGGGGCCGGCGGCCCGCGCAGCGGCCCGGGCAGCCGCAGCGGCCAGTCCCGCCCGCGCGAGCTGGACGCGCGCATCGAGGAGCGCGTGCGCGACCGGTACGCCGACAAGCCCGTGATCAAGACCCCGAAGACCTTCCCGGGCGCCGAGGAGGAGGGTGAGCGTCTGCAGAAGGTGCTCGCCCGCGCCGGCATGGGCTCGCGCCGCGCCTGCGAGGAACTCATCGAGCAGGCCCGCGTCGAGGTCAACGGCGAGATCGTGCTGGAGCAGGGCAAGCGCGTCCAGCCGAAGGACGAGATCAAGGTGGACGGCCTGACCGTTGCCACCCAGTCGTACCTGTTCTTCGCGCTGAACAAGCCCGCCGGTGTCGTCTCCACCATGGAGGACCCCGACGGCCGCCAGTGCCTGGGCGACTACGTCACCAACCGTGAGACGCGTCTCTTCCACGTCGGCCGGCTCGACACGGAGACCGAGGGCATCATCCTGCTCACCAACCACGGTGAGCTGGCCCACCGCCTCACGCACCCGAAGTACGGCGTGAAGAAGACCTACGTCGCCGCGATCACCGGCCCGCTGCCGCGTGAGATCGGCAAGCGCCTCAAGGACGGCATCGAGCTGGAGGACGGCTACGCCCGCGCCGACCACTTCCGGGTCGTCGACCAGGTCGGCAAGAACTACCTGGTCGAGGTGACCCTCCACGAGGGCCGCAAGCACATCGTCCGCCGCATGATGGCGGAGGCCGGCTTCCCGGTCGAGAAGCTCGTCCGGACCTCCTTCGGGCCGATCGAGCTGGGCGACCAGAAGTCCGGCTGGCTGCGCCGCCTGACCAACACCGAGGTCGGCATGCTGATGCGCGAGGTCGGTCTGTAG
- the scpB gene encoding SMC-Scp complex subunit ScpB → MSSEASAVAALELKPALEAVLMVVDEPATEAHLAKVLERTPREVAHALRELADEYTAARRGFELRLVAGGWRFYSRAEYAPAVEGFVLDGQQARLTQAALETLAVVAYRQPVSRSRVSAVRGVNCDGVMRTLLQRGLVEEAGTEPETGAILYRTTNHFLERMGLRGLDELPELAPFLPEADAIEAETQEGVPSFDPDSPDTDEDDDKTTEL, encoded by the coding sequence TTGAGCAGCGAAGCGAGCGCGGTGGCCGCGCTGGAGCTGAAGCCGGCCCTGGAGGCCGTGCTCATGGTCGTGGACGAGCCCGCGACCGAGGCGCACCTCGCGAAGGTGCTGGAGCGCACCCCGCGCGAGGTCGCGCACGCGCTGCGCGAGCTCGCCGACGAGTACACGGCCGCGCGCCGGGGATTCGAGCTGCGGCTGGTCGCGGGCGGCTGGCGGTTCTACAGCCGGGCGGAGTACGCCCCGGCCGTCGAGGGCTTCGTACTGGACGGCCAGCAGGCCCGGCTCACCCAGGCGGCCCTGGAGACCCTGGCGGTCGTCGCGTACCGCCAGCCGGTGAGCCGGTCGCGGGTCTCGGCGGTGCGCGGAGTCAACTGCGACGGGGTCATGCGGACCCTCCTCCAGCGCGGTCTGGTGGAGGAGGCGGGGACGGAACCCGAAACAGGTGCGATCCTGTACAGGACGACGAACCACTTTTTGGAGCGGATGGGCCTACGAGGCCTGGACGAGCTCCCGGAGCTCGCGCCCTTCCTCCCCGAGGCGGACGCGATCGAAGCCGAGACGCAAGAAGGTGTGCCGTCGTTCGATCCGGACTCACCGGATACCGATGAAGACGACGACAAGACGACGGAACTTTGA
- a CDS encoding segregation and condensation protein A produces MPFPAESGRPPRRLLGRGPGNPDAADGGVGPEAPDEPAARPAAAEGGPEPRPAPGPPEGPADPQQEQRGPKQADPAPDDTPAGNPATGAEAAAAPARGAAAPVAGGEAEPDVPAVRLAVVDGGAEPRETSGPSGGPTGPQQEQPGPRQADAAAGGGPAGVEGSPASAGGDPAVGADAAGSAGGAAAAPAAGGSARAGVPAGPAGGDGRFTLRLDNFEGPFDLLLQLISRHKLDVTEVALSKVTDEFMAHIRAMGPDWDLDQTTEFLVVAATLLDLKAARLLPAAEVEDEGDLALLEARDLLFARLLQYRAYKQIAEIFERRAEAEGRRYPRTVGLEPHHADLLPEVVISIGAEGFARLAVKAMQPKAKPQVYVDHIHAPLVSVREQAGLVVRVLKARGEATFQELTEDAHDTLTVVARFLALLELYREKAVVLDQEEALQTLTVRWSGGDGDGMPTVTDEFDQIVEAKD; encoded by the coding sequence ATGCCCTTCCCCGCCGAATCCGGCCGACCGCCCCGGCGACTGCTGGGGCGCGGCCCCGGCAACCCCGACGCGGCCGACGGGGGAGTGGGCCCCGAAGCCCCTGACGAGCCCGCTGCGCGGCCCGCGGCGGCGGAGGGCGGCCCGGAGCCCCGCCCGGCCCCCGGCCCCCCGGAGGGGCCCGCAGACCCCCAGCAGGAGCAACGTGGGCCGAAGCAGGCCGACCCGGCGCCTGACGACACCCCCGCCGGCAACCCCGCCACAGGCGCCGAGGCCGCTGCCGCCCCCGCCAGGGGCGCCGCAGCCCCGGTCGCAGGTGGCGAAGCCGAGCCTGATGTGCCCGCTGTGCGGCTCGCGGTGGTGGACGGCGGGGCGGAGCCCCGGGAGACCTCCGGGCCCTCCGGAGGGCCCACAGGCCCGCAGCAGGAGCAGCCGGGGCCGAGGCAGGCCGACGCGGCGGCGGGCGGCGGCCCGGCCGGGGTCGAGGGCTCTCCCGCCTCGGCCGGAGGCGACCCTGCCGTGGGCGCGGACGCTGCCGGCTCGGCCGGGGGCGCCGCCGCAGCCCCCGCCGCAGGCGGCTCGGCCCGGGCCGGAGTGCCTGCCGGCCCCGCCGGAGGCGACGGGCGGTTCACGTTGCGGCTCGACAACTTCGAGGGGCCCTTCGACCTGCTGCTCCAGCTGATCTCGCGGCACAAGCTCGACGTCACCGAGGTGGCGCTGTCCAAGGTCACCGACGAGTTCATGGCCCACATCCGGGCCATGGGGCCGGACTGGGATCTCGACCAGACCACCGAGTTCCTCGTCGTCGCCGCCACCCTCCTCGACCTGAAGGCCGCCCGGCTGCTGCCGGCCGCCGAGGTCGAGGACGAGGGGGACCTGGCCCTCCTCGAGGCCAGGGACCTGCTGTTCGCGCGCCTGCTGCAGTACCGCGCGTACAAGCAGATCGCCGAGATCTTCGAGAGGCGGGCCGAGGCCGAGGGGAGGCGGTACCCGAGGACCGTGGGCCTGGAGCCGCACCACGCGGACCTGCTGCCCGAGGTCGTCATCAGCATCGGAGCGGAAGGGTTCGCCCGGCTCGCCGTCAAGGCCATGCAGCCGAAGGCCAAGCCCCAGGTGTACGTGGACCACATCCACGCGCCCCTCGTCAGCGTGCGCGAGCAGGCCGGGCTCGTGGTGCGGGTGCTGAAGGCGCGCGGGGAGGCCACCTTCCAGGAGCTCACCGAGGACGCCCACGACACGCTCACCGTCGTCGCGCGCTTCCTGGCCCTCTTGGAGCTCTACCGGGAGAAGGCGGTGGTCCTCGACCAGGAGGAGGCACTGCAGACCCTCACCGTGCGCTGGAGCGGCGGGGACGGCGACGGCATGCCGACCGTGACCGACGAGTTCGACCAGATCGTGGAGGCGAAGGATTGA
- a CDS encoding ParA family protein produces MPERGQGPTGLEAVGSVAVRTFANHQHMTTPQKSMDGLDVNSRAGDLSGEKPTGFADYDNVPEGHFYDPDAEYEPDPEYAATLAPDAARQRRERIGPTGRPLPYFPIPGPLTDHGPAKIIAMCNQKGGVGKTTSTINLGAALAEYGRRVLLVDFDPQGALSVGLGVNPMELDLTVYNLLMERGMSADEVLLKTAVPNMDLLPSNIDLSAAEVQLVSEVARESTLQRALKPLMADYDYIVIDCQPSLGLLTVNALTAAHKVIVPLECEFFALRGVALLTETIEKVQERLNPELELDGILATMYDSRTVHSREVLARVVEAFDDHVYHTVIGRTVRFPETTVAGEPITTYASNSVGAAAYRQLAREVLARCHAE; encoded by the coding sequence ATGCCCGAGCGGGGCCAAGGCCCCACCGGGCTCGAAGCCGTCGGCTCCGTCGCGGTACGCACCTTCGCAAACCACCAGCACATGACGACGCCCCAAAAGAGCATGGACGGCCTAGACGTGAACTCCAGGGCCGGCGACCTGAGCGGCGAAAAGCCCACTGGTTTCGCCGACTACGACAATGTGCCCGAGGGGCACTTCTACGACCCCGACGCGGAGTACGAACCGGACCCCGAGTACGCGGCCACCCTCGCCCCCGACGCTGCCCGCCAGCGCCGTGAGCGGATCGGCCCGACCGGACGCCCGCTCCCGTACTTCCCGATCCCGGGTCCGCTGACCGACCACGGTCCGGCGAAGATCATCGCGATGTGCAACCAGAAGGGCGGCGTGGGCAAGACCACGTCGACCATCAACCTGGGTGCCGCGCTCGCCGAGTACGGGCGCCGCGTGCTGCTCGTCGACTTCGACCCGCAGGGCGCACTGTCCGTGGGTCTCGGCGTGAACCCGATGGAACTCGACCTGACGGTCTACAACCTGCTCATGGAGCGGGGCATGTCGGCCGACGAGGTGCTGCTCAAGACGGCGGTCCCCAACATGGACCTGCTGCCGAGCAACATCGACCTGTCCGCTGCGGAAGTGCAGTTGGTCAGTGAGGTCGCGCGCGAGTCCACCCTGCAGCGGGCCCTGAAGCCCCTGATGGCCGACTACGACTACATCGTGATCGACTGTCAGCCCTCGCTCGGTCTGCTGACCGTGAACGCCCTGACGGCGGCTCACAAGGTCATCGTGCCGCTGGAGTGCGAGTTCTTCGCGCTGCGCGGCGTGGCGCTGCTGACCGAGACCATCGAGAAGGTGCAGGAGCGGCTCAACCCCGAGCTGGAGCTCGACGGCATCCTCGCCACGATGTACGACTCCCGTACGGTGCACAGCCGTGAGGTGCTGGCGCGCGTCGTCGAGGCCTTCGACGACCACGTCTACCACACGGTCATCGGCCGTACGGTGCGCTTCCCGGAGACCACGGTCGCCGGTGAGCCGATCACGACGTACGCGTCCAACTCCGTCGGCGCCGCCGCCTACCGCCAGCTGGCCAGGGAGGTGCTCGCCCGGTGTCACGCCGAGTGA
- the ald gene encoding alanine dehydrogenase produces the protein MKVGIPREVKNNEFRVAITPAGVHELVRNGHQVFIEQNAGVGSSITDAEYVSAGAEILGTADEVWATADLLLKVKEPIAEEYHRLRKDQTLFTYLHLAASRECTDALLESGTTAIAYETVELANRALPLLAPMSEVAGRLAPQVGAYHLMRSAGGRGVLPGGVPGTHAGECVVIGGGVSGWNAAQIAIGMGFHVTLLDRDINKLREADKIFGTKIKTIVSNAYELEKAVVEADLVIGAVLIPGAKAPKLVTNELVAKMKPGSVLVDIAIDQGGCFEDSRPTTHAEPTFQVHNSVFYCVANMPGAVPNTSTYALTNATLPYIVQLANLGWVEALRRDPALGLGLNTHDGQVVYGPVAEAHGLETLELSTLLG, from the coding sequence ATGAAGGTCGGCATCCCCCGCGAGGTCAAGAACAACGAGTTCCGGGTCGCCATCACGCCCGCCGGCGTGCATGAGCTGGTCCGCAACGGCCACCAGGTCTTCATCGAGCAGAACGCCGGTGTCGGCTCCTCGATCACGGACGCCGAGTACGTCTCGGCCGGTGCGGAGATCCTCGGCACCGCCGACGAGGTCTGGGCCACCGCCGACCTGCTGCTGAAGGTCAAGGAGCCGATCGCGGAGGAGTACCACCGCCTCCGCAAGGACCAGACGCTCTTCACCTACCTGCACCTGGCGGCCTCCCGCGAGTGCACGGACGCCCTGCTGGAGTCCGGCACCACCGCCATCGCGTACGAGACGGTCGAGCTCGCGAACCGCGCGCTGCCGCTGCTCGCCCCGATGTCCGAGGTCGCGGGCCGACTGGCCCCGCAGGTCGGCGCCTACCACCTGATGCGCTCGGCCGGCGGCCGCGGCGTCCTCCCGGGCGGTGTCCCCGGCACCCACGCCGGTGAGTGCGTGGTCATCGGCGGCGGCGTCTCCGGCTGGAACGCCGCGCAGATCGCCATCGGCATGGGCTTCCACGTGACCCTGCTCGACCGCGACATCAACAAGCTCCGCGAGGCCGACAAGATCTTCGGTACGAAGATCAAGACGATCGTCTCCAACGCCTACGAGCTCGAGAAGGCCGTCGTCGAGGCCGACCTCGTCATCGGCGCGGTCCTGATCCCGGGTGCGAAGGCGCCGAAGCTGGTCACCAACGAGCTCGTCGCCAAGATGAAGCCCGGAAGTGTACTTGTCGACATTGCGATCGACCAGGGCGGCTGCTTCGAAGACTCCCGTCCGACCACTCACGCCGAGCCGACCTTCCAGGTCCACAACTCGGTCTTCTACTGCGTCGCCAACATGCCGGGCGCGGTGCCGAACACCTCCACCTACGCGCTGACGAACGCCACGCTGCCCTACATCGTGCAGCTCGCGAACCTCGGCTGGGTCGAGGCGCTGCGTCGTGACCCCGCGCTCGGGCTGGGCCTCAACACCCATGACGGGCAGGTCGTTTACGGTCCCGTCGCCGAGGCCCACGGCCTCGAGACCCTCGAGCTGAGCACGCTGCTCGGCTGA
- a CDS encoding tetratricopeptide repeat protein — MRELRSPSEGRERSGSVTDFVGRRRELKELREDIARTGLDTLSGRKAKAPRARVLLVAGRPGSGRTALAEEFVREVAEEYPDGVLRTRLTRPGGETVATERAVRGLLEGLGRPTPPGAGEDELSSALRTALDGRRVIILVDDAADPHQVDALLPDTPECLVVVTAEGPLTGIPDVRPCTLGGLDTPSAVELLAQHIGDTRVTADPRAAEALAEECGGQPAALCLVGGWLAAHPKASVSDVAKQLHEMPASTGGPLARCFRLAYESLPQPAQRTLRLLPLAPAGLVDSHTASALAGCSVAAAQATLDDFAGLGLVHPAHDGLFLLPGCLAPLLQALLEAKERPAEVQLARARMLERTVRLLHSCRAMAVVGEEDVREVLDGLPRALRFPDRRAAATWLDTRLPALDAAASLAVADGELDTLARRLVAALVRALAEHRGTAGAAPELYGLHRLVLDVAERRDLHREQAAALLNLADLDAETGRTQEALERYRAALDAGRAANDPYATGRAMESVGGAYQELADWHRAADWFGRALSQALARGERADEARLYGRLGNVHTYAGRYGDALRSWRAAAAGYRKLADVPGQAKALSEMARVQEYAGRPEESLHTCREAVELARRAGDQRLQAALQVRLADTLDRLGDPAAARLHRSAADRLLGDDPAACEIRSDID, encoded by the coding sequence CTGCGTGAACTACGCTCGCCATCCGAAGGCAGGGAGAGGAGCGGATCCGTGACGGATTTCGTCGGGCGGCGGCGTGAGCTCAAGGAGCTGCGCGAGGACATCGCGCGGACCGGGCTCGACACCCTCTCCGGCCGGAAGGCCAAGGCGCCCCGGGCGAGGGTGCTGCTCGTCGCCGGGCGGCCGGGCTCCGGCCGGACGGCCCTCGCCGAGGAGTTCGTCCGCGAGGTCGCCGAGGAGTATCCCGACGGGGTGCTCCGGACCCGGCTCACCCGCCCCGGAGGGGAGACCGTGGCCACCGAGCGGGCCGTCAGGGGCCTGCTGGAGGGGCTGGGGCGGCCCACCCCGCCCGGGGCCGGCGAGGACGAGCTGAGCTCCGCCCTGCGCACCGCGCTCGACGGGCGGCGGGTGATCATCCTGGTCGACGACGCCGCCGATCCGCATCAGGTCGACGCCCTGCTCCCGGACACCCCCGAGTGCCTCGTCGTGGTCACCGCCGAGGGGCCGCTTACGGGGATCCCCGACGTGCGGCCCTGCACCCTCGGCGGGCTCGACACGCCTTCCGCCGTGGAGCTGCTCGCCCAGCACATCGGCGACACCCGCGTCACCGCCGACCCCCGGGCCGCCGAGGCCCTCGCCGAGGAGTGCGGGGGCCAGCCCGCCGCGCTCTGCCTCGTCGGCGGATGGCTCGCCGCCCACCCCAAGGCCTCGGTCTCCGACGTGGCCAAGCAGCTGCACGAGATGCCGGCCAGTACCGGCGGCCCGCTCGCCCGGTGCTTCCGGCTCGCCTACGAGTCCCTGCCGCAGCCCGCCCAGCGGACCCTGCGGCTGCTGCCGCTGGCCCCCGCCGGCCTCGTCGACTCGCACACCGCCTCCGCCCTCGCCGGCTGCTCCGTGGCCGCGGCCCAGGCCACGCTGGACGATTTCGCCGGGCTGGGGCTCGTACACCCGGCCCACGACGGGCTGTTCCTGCTGCCCGGCTGCCTCGCCCCCCTGCTCCAGGCCCTGCTGGAGGCCAAGGAGCGGCCGGCCGAGGTCCAGCTGGCCCGTGCCCGGATGCTGGAGCGCACCGTACGGCTGCTGCACTCCTGCCGGGCCATGGCGGTGGTCGGCGAGGAGGACGTGCGGGAGGTGCTGGACGGGCTGCCGCGCGCCCTGCGGTTCCCGGACCGGCGGGCCGCCGCCACCTGGCTGGACACCCGGCTGCCCGCGCTCGACGCGGCGGCCTCCCTGGCGGTGGCCGACGGGGAGCTGGACACCCTGGCCCGCCGGCTGGTCGCGGCCCTCGTACGGGCCCTGGCGGAGCACCGGGGCACCGCCGGGGCCGCCCCCGAGCTGTACGGGCTGCACCGGCTGGTCCTGGACGTGGCGGAGCGCCGCGACCTGCACCGGGAGCAGGCCGCGGCGCTGCTGAACCTGGCCGACCTGGACGCCGAGACCGGCCGGACCCAGGAGGCCCTGGAGCGCTACCGGGCCGCGCTGGACGCCGGAAGGGCGGCGAACGATCCGTACGCGACCGGCCGGGCGATGGAATCCGTAGGCGGCGCGTACCAGGAGCTGGCGGACTGGCACCGGGCCGCCGACTGGTTCGGCCGGGCGCTCTCCCAGGCCCTCGCGCGGGGGGAGCGCGCGGACGAGGCCCGGCTGTACGGGCGGCTCGGGAACGTGCACACGTATGCGGGCCGGTACGGGGACGCGCTGCGCAGCTGGCGGGCCGCCGCCGCGGGCTACCGGAAACTGGCCGATGTGCCGGGTCAGGCAAAGGCGTTGAGCGAGATGGCGCGGGTCCAGGAGTACGCGGGACGGCCCGAGGAATCGCTGCACACCTGCCGGGAGGCGGTGGAGCTCGCGCGCAGGGCCGGCGACCAGCGGCTTCAGGCCGCGCTGCAGGTCCGGCTGGCCGACACGCTCGACCGGCTGGGCGACCCCGCAGCCGCAAGGCTGCACCGCTCCGCAGCCGACAGATTGCTGGGAGACGACCCCGCAGCCTGCGAAATCCGCAGTGATATCGACTGA
- a CDS encoding NUDIX hydrolase, with protein MAMGNDIGNDIVDTPESWEVVASRTPFEGAKTSVKSDQVRMPDSSVVRRDYQVHPGSVCVLALDEQQRVLVLRQFRHPVRHRLWELPAGLLDVAGENPLHAAQRELYEEAHVKAEDWHVLADFYTSPGGSDEAVRVFLARNLAEAEGARYEVSDEEADMELARVPLGDLVRGILAGELGNPGLVTGVLALSAALASEGGIEALRPALAPWRARPYEA; from the coding sequence ATGGCCATGGGCAACGACATCGGCAACGACATCGTGGACACACCGGAGTCGTGGGAGGTCGTCGCCTCGCGCACCCCGTTCGAGGGCGCGAAGACGTCCGTCAAGTCGGACCAGGTCCGGATGCCCGACAGTTCGGTGGTGCGCCGCGACTACCAGGTGCACCCCGGCTCGGTGTGCGTGCTGGCCCTCGACGAGCAGCAGCGGGTACTGGTCCTGCGCCAGTTCCGGCACCCGGTACGGCACCGGCTGTGGGAGCTGCCGGCCGGGCTCCTGGACGTGGCGGGGGAGAACCCGCTGCACGCGGCCCAGCGGGAGCTGTACGAGGAGGCACACGTCAAGGCGGAGGACTGGCACGTCCTGGCCGACTTCTACACGTCCCCGGGAGGGTCGGACGAGGCGGTACGGGTCTTCCTGGCGCGGAACCTCGCGGAGGCGGAGGGGGCGCGGTACGAAGTCTCCGACGAGGAGGCGGACATGGAACTCGCGCGGGTGCCTCTCGGGGACCTGGTACGCGGGATCCTCGCGGGCGAGCTGGGCAACCCGGGGCTGGTGACGGGGGTCCTGGCCCTGTCAGCCGCCCTGGCTTCCGAGGGCGGCATCGAAGCCCTCCGCCCGGCCCTGGCCCCGTGGCGGGCCCGCCCGTACGAGGCGTAG
- a CDS encoding CTP synthase has protein sequence MPPKSMTTKHIFVTGGVASSLGKGLTASSLGALLKARGLRVTMQKLDPYLNVDPGTMNPFQHGEVFVTSDGAETDLDIGHYERFLDVDLDGSANVTTGQVYSTVIAKERRGEYLGDTVQVIPHITNEIKHRIRRMATEDVDVVITEVGGTVGDIESLPFLETVRQVRHEVGRDNVFVVHISLLPYIGPSGELKTKPTQHSVAALRSIGIQPDAIVLRADRDVPTSIKRKISLMCDVDEAAVVAAIDAKSIYDIPKVLHTEGLDAYVVRKLDLPFRDVDWTVWEDLLDRVHNPDHEVKVALVGKYIDLPDAYLSVTEALRAGGFANKARVQIKWVTSDDCKTPDGAAAQLADVDAICVPGGFGDRGVNGKVGAITYARENKIPLLGLCLGLQCVVIEAARNLAGIEDANSTEFDASTPHPVISTMEEQLAFVEGAGDLGGTMRLGMYPAKLAEGSIVREVYGDQAYVDERHRHRYEVNNSYRGELEKKAGLVFSGTSPDNKLVEYVEYPREVHPYLVATQAHPELRSRPTRPHPLFAGLVKAAVERQQSAK, from the coding sequence ATGCCGCCCAAATCCATGACGACCAAGCACATCTTCGTCACCGGGGGTGTCGCTTCCTCCCTCGGCAAGGGCCTGACGGCCTCCAGCCTGGGTGCGCTGCTGAAGGCGCGCGGTCTTCGGGTCACGATGCAGAAGCTCGACCCGTACCTGAACGTCGACCCCGGCACGATGAACCCGTTCCAGCACGGCGAGGTGTTCGTCACCAGCGACGGCGCCGAGACCGACCTGGACATCGGCCACTACGAGCGCTTCCTCGACGTCGACCTCGACGGCTCGGCCAACGTCACCACCGGCCAGGTCTACTCCACGGTCATCGCCAAGGAGCGGCGCGGCGAATACCTCGGTGACACCGTGCAGGTCATCCCGCACATCACCAACGAGATCAAGCACCGCATCAGGCGCATGGCGACCGAAGACGTCGACGTCGTCATCACCGAGGTCGGCGGCACCGTCGGCGACATCGAGTCGCTGCCGTTCCTGGAGACCGTCCGCCAGGTCCGCCACGAGGTCGGCCGCGACAACGTCTTCGTCGTGCACATCTCCCTGCTGCCCTACATCGGCCCCTCCGGCGAGCTCAAGACCAAGCCGACCCAGCACTCGGTCGCGGCCCTGCGCAGCATCGGCATCCAGCCCGACGCGATCGTGCTGCGCGCCGACCGTGACGTCCCCACCTCCATCAAGCGCAAGATCTCGCTGATGTGCGACGTGGACGAGGCGGCCGTGGTCGCGGCCATCGACGCCAAGTCGATCTACGACATCCCGAAGGTGCTGCACACCGAGGGCCTCGACGCGTACGTCGTGCGCAAGCTCGACCTGCCCTTCCGCGACGTCGACTGGACGGTGTGGGAGGACCTGCTGGACCGCGTCCACAACCCCGACCACGAGGTCAAGGTCGCGCTCGTCGGCAAGTACATCGACCTGCCCGACGCCTACCTGTCGGTGACCGAGGCGCTGCGCGCCGGCGGTTTCGCCAACAAGGCCCGGGTCCAGATCAAGTGGGTCACCTCCGACGACTGCAAGACCCCGGACGGCGCCGCGGCGCAGCTGGCCGACGTGGACGCGATCTGCGTGCCCGGCGGCTTCGGCGACCGCGGTGTCAACGGCAAGGTCGGCGCGATCACCTACGCCCGCGAGAACAAGATCCCGCTGCTCGGCCTGTGCCTGGGCCTGCAGTGCGTGGTCATCGAGGCCGCGCGCAACCTCGCGGGCATCGAGGACGCGAACTCCACCGAGTTCGACGCCTCCACCCCGCACCCGGTCATCTCGACCATGGAGGAGCAGCTGGCCTTCGTCGAGGGCGCGGGCGACCTGGGCGGCACCATGCGTCTGGGCATGTACCCGGCGAAGCTCGCCGAGGGCTCCATCGTGCGCGAGGTCTACGGCGACCAGGCGTACGTGGACGAGCGCCACCGGCACCGCTACGAGGTCAACAACTCCTACCGCGGCGAGCTGGAGAAGAAGGCCGGTCTGGTCTTCTCCGGCACCTCCCCGGACAACAAGCTCGTCGAGTACGTCGAGTACCCGCGCGAGGTGCACCCCTACCTGGTGGCCACCCAGGCCCACCCGGAGCTGCGCTCGCGCCCCACGCGCCCGCACCCGCTGTTCGCGGGCCTGGTCAAGGCGGCCGTGGAGCGGCAGCAGTCCGCGAAGTGA